CATGGGATGTTTCTAAAAGGTACATGATACATAAACAAGCAAATTTCtatcaaatgttgttttttgtaATGTGTAATGCTGTGATCTTAATTTTGTTTATCTTGTGAGAGATGACATTTGCCTGACCTTCAAGCTGAgtaaacacaaattattttaCTTAAAATATCATGGAACCAAATTGCAGGCAGTAGTTTTCATGAAAAGAATTCAGCAGTTTTACTTAACCATTTAAATATTGTGAGATTTTAATTTGGTGCATATTGTGAGCGATGGCCTTTGCCCAATCCTGAAACGTTATGGACCATGCTGAGTGACCACAATTAATATTCTTGAACCAAATTGCAAACAGTAGTTTTCACTAAAATAATTCAGCAGTTTTATTTACACTGTAAACATTTTAATTGTGAGATCTTAATTTGGTGCATATTGTGAGTGATGGCCTTTGCCCGATCTTTAAACTTTATGGACCATGCTGAGTGACCACAATTAATATTCTTAAACCAAATTGCAATCAGTACTTTCTCACGAAAATAATTCAGCAGTTTTATTTACACTGTAAACATTTTAATTGTGAGATCTTAATTTGGTGCATATTGTGAGTGATGGCCTTTGCCCGATCTTTAAACTTTATGGACCATGCTGAGTGACCACAATTAATATTCTTGAACCAAATTGCAATCAGTACTTTCTCACGAAAATAATTCAGCAGTTTTATTTACACTGTAAACATTTTAATTGTGAGATCTTAATTTGGTGCATATTGTGAGTGATGGCCTTTGCCCGATCTTTAAACTTTATGGACCATGCTGAGTGACCACAATTAATATTCTTAAACCAAATTGCAAGCAGTAGTTTTCACGAAAATAATTCAGTAGTTTTATTTACACTGTAAACATTTTAATTGTGAGATCTTAATTTGGTGCATATTGTGAGTGATGGCCTTTGCCCGATCTTTAAACTTTATGGACCATGCTGAGTGACCTCAATTAATATTCTTGAACCAAATTGCAAGCAGTACTTTCTCACGAAAATAATTCAGCAGTTTTATTTACACTGtgaacattttacatgtaattgtgAGATCTTAATTTGGTGCATATTGTGAGTGATGGCCTTTGCCCGATCTTTGAACCTTATGGACCTTGCTGAGTGACCTCAATTAATACAGTGTACTATTCAACCAATTTGTGGGCAGTAGTTTTCACAAGAATAATTCAGCAGTTTTACTTAACattgtacatgttaattttgATATCTAACATACAGTGTAGGATAGTGCTTGTGATAAGCTTTAACATAGACAAAACTGGATCAAAAGTGTATAATACTGTGTTTATAAACAGACAGTAACTTAAACTCAAGCtcttaaaattgcaaaaattattgTCCTTTGTTATTTTCAGCTTTGCTGATCCAATTAACAAAACTGTCAACGATGAACTTCTTAATGGTATCCGTAGTACAGACCCTGAGACACCTACAAACACTGTCAAGGGTATGTTCTAAGTTAGTTGTGTTTTATTAAGAATATTTTGTGTATTTAAAGCCCTGCTGTGTGTACTCATCGTTTGCTTTATTTAGTAAAATTTCAATGTTAAAATCTTACCACAGAATTGGTCAAAAACTGTAAAATGCTAATGAATTAACCCCTGTAAGCTATGCATGAGTACAGTAGGAGGTCAAACTTGTACAAAAAAATTCTCCAAAACTAAATATCCAGAATTATGAAAGTAACttgttttgttgacagtttaatgaGCTTTTTACAATCTACACACATCACAGTTGATCTAAATGTCTATTGACTATTCGATGAGAacttttttaggtttttttccAGAATCAGACAGTTCAAGTGTATGACTGTATAAAAGAAAGCCACCCAGCGTGGTAAAATAATATACCAGTGCAACTGGTCAGCAGTTGCAATGGGGGAACTTTTcttacatgaagtacttaccagatagtatattttgctttttatttgaTGATTGGCTACTGAGTGGGAAGATTTTCTTGCTATGACTGGGCACTATGAAAATTTTTCTCGGCTTGACATATCATATCCGAGTTAGTGTTAATGTTGATTTAGGGACGGATgtgtaataaatattaattttttgtacaATTTTAACCAAACATGCTTGATTTTAGTCAAATTCTGTCTGTCAGAAAAGAGTTAAAAGCTGGAAATAACAATGTTGTTCATGTGAGTTTAATTTTTTAGTGTACTGTATTTAacatcagtttctttttttttttttcatttagctGCAATGCGGGTTCACTTTAAGACAAAGAAACGGCAACAAAAAGTTGTTGCaaacaataaacaaaatgaATTCCTCAAGGAGCAGCAGAAGAGAAGTCGAAAGAACATGGTAAGTATCAAGCGCACAAAACGTTTATGTACgtgaatacatgtacaatgtatcacCAATTATTCAGAGCCTCATTAGTTCATGTTTGGTTTGAGCTGTAAGATTATTGCTACAACTTTGTACCATAGGTTACTCTTGTGTTGATTGTTAATGTAttctctttgttctttctttagaAACGTACAAACCGCAAGAAGGCTCTGAGGGAGTCAACAAGCATAAATGAGGCTGATAAGGAAAAATTCAGAAGTGTCTTAACAGCTGATTACATGTCATCTGAGGAATCCTTGTCTGAACCGGATTCACAAGATGCAGGTGATACTTCCGGTTCAGACCAGGATGTaccaaagaagaaaaaattgtgTGTACGGCCACTTCCTTGGCGCAGTGTTGAAGTGAATACTTTAATTGTCCGCCTCGATCGAAAAATCATCAGGAAAAGAACCCCAAGAAGCAGTTGGATGAGCATGGAGCGAACAGTAGGGCCTCCTTCAACACGGGAAGCACCAGAAGATGCTCCAGAGTTTGCTCTTCTAGCTCTTCATGAGGAAGTTTAAGGAACCACAACGGCAATGACAAACAACAggtttaaatttgcaaaacaatgacctgcatgaaaatttttcaaattttgtgttAATCCCCGGCAATTAATAGAAACCATGGATTCATACTTCCGGCCCTGAATGGAGATATTTTGATTCGTGACTTGGTTTGACTACATGTAGGTGTCGTGGTTTGTCAGGAAATTATATCTTCCCTCAAGTTTTGAAGATAATTTTGGCTAACAGCCTATAAGGTGATTATTTGATTAAGGAATACGCAGAAAAGATGATTTTCTGTGCAATATTTACAAATTGCTAATTCCTcgtgcagtcttgcctcgctcgtAGGTTCtcattgaaaagagaaaatgacggcgcacctggaaggctgatgaatatttattttctttcaagcatCGGACCGAGATAGGCCagtatgcggacgtctcggaagacttccgctcgtctaaaaataactttcgtggacatgacatatcctaAGGGCTGGAcggggagcctccctctctgtcccctcattttctcttggttgacCTTTGTAACATAAACAGTGATGTGTGTCACGTGCATGGCAAAAtgataaggatttgtatggggaaaaactGTTTCAAATTTGAAGGCAAAATTAGGAatgatttttcaataaaatttcctCACCTGAATTTGAGAGAAACCGATGGAACAGAAACTCAGGTGAGGAAATTTAATTGATAATTCCTCTTTTTGCCTTCaaattttccccatacaaatccttataattttgcCATGGATGCTGATGCTCAAATTACTTGTACATGACATGCGTCGCTGTTTATG
The genomic region above belongs to Montipora capricornis isolate CH-2021 chromosome 8, ASM3666992v2, whole genome shotgun sequence and contains:
- the LOC138014146 gene encoding NKAP family protein CG6066-like, whose amino-acid sequence is MGRLPPNKPSRHRKQNPKSNQTSRSQSSNTERAVGRFYSSHSLAESDHQEREIDRASTSSTTGTPRENRRDIDAESTLTITTPPPSTSTSSSNSTPVAIIPRAPGRNNANRCLEQLNLASMRDSGETGDLVAKLEAFFESQRQSQEDFNNRMEHRVLKELRKERENTAPPPPKCLSKELTANVREVYKSLTGADGEKLAWDVSKSFADPINKTVNDELLNGIRSTDPETPTNTVKAAMRVHFKTKKRQQKVVANNKQNEFLKEQQKRSRKNMKRTNRKKALRESTSINEADKEKFRSVLTADYMSSEESLSEPDSQDAGDTSGSDQDVPKKKKLCVRPLPWRSVEVNTLIVRLDRKIIRKRTPRSSWMSMERTVGPPSTREAPEDAPEFALLALHEEV